One Planctomycetaceae bacterium genomic window carries:
- a CDS encoding translocase: MLGASTAFHWTKSGFLPSAARRSRWRSMAKRVIRRSERLHKLTDDDLLAAGRRIRWEARAGTPLAKLLPEAFSLVRESARRVLKMEHFEVQIMGAIALFEGHIAEMQTGEGKTLTATMTSFLRALPGYGCHVITVNDYLANRDAETMGPVHRKLGLSVGKILDSMEADERRQNYACDITYGTSKEMGFDFLRDRLRKGASAEDGSPSLRKFVRTLQGGEEPVQRGHYFALIDEADSILIDEARTPLIIGLTQPNDPATVNLFRWSNRATFQLEPRTDYVYEPERRSAWLTDAGCRKVVLMSKPTLLSSMDTERIYTQVEKALTARHAFELDRDYVIVDDKVVIVDEGTGRIMDGRKWQDGLHQAIEAKELVPITAATGEAARVTVQSFFRNYTNLCGMTGTAVPARSELRKTYKLKVTRIPTNKRCIRRGLAVKVFKTQQAKRAAISAEIARMITAGRAVLVGTPSVEASESLGIVLKENGISHKILNARYHEQEAEIVKDAGHAGRVTIATNMAGRGTDILLDDSVRKAGGLHVIATEMHSSKRIDRQLVGRAARQGDPGSFQFFLSLEDELLRCREPREVARKQKMAIASKKGALARSWLRYFRRVQRFLEKTHRKQRKNLLKQERMRLEQYENMGLDPYLELTES; the protein is encoded by the coding sequence ATGCTTGGTGCCTCCACTGCCTTCCACTGGACGAAGTCCGGTTTCCTGCCGTCCGCCGCTCGCCGGTCGAGATGGCGGTCCATGGCGAAACGCGTCATTCGCCGAAGCGAACGGCTGCATAAGCTGACCGACGACGACCTGCTGGCGGCCGGCCGAAGAATCCGCTGGGAAGCCCGAGCTGGCACACCGCTGGCAAAGCTGCTGCCCGAAGCCTTTTCGCTCGTCCGCGAGTCCGCTCGCCGCGTGCTGAAGATGGAACACTTCGAAGTGCAGATCATGGGAGCGATCGCACTGTTCGAAGGCCACATCGCCGAAATGCAGACCGGCGAAGGCAAGACACTGACCGCCACCATGACGTCGTTCCTCCGCGCACTTCCCGGCTACGGCTGTCATGTCATCACCGTCAACGATTATCTGGCGAATCGCGATGCCGAAACCATGGGGCCCGTTCATCGCAAGCTGGGACTGTCCGTCGGCAAGATTCTGGACTCGATGGAAGCGGACGAACGCCGGCAGAACTACGCCTGCGATATTACCTACGGAACCTCCAAGGAAATGGGTTTCGACTTCCTGCGCGACCGTTTGCGCAAGGGAGCCAGCGCGGAAGACGGCAGCCCGTCGCTGCGAAAATTCGTCCGAACTCTGCAGGGCGGAGAAGAACCCGTTCAGCGCGGCCACTATTTTGCGCTGATTGACGAAGCCGACAGTATCCTGATCGACGAAGCCCGCACGCCGCTGATTATCGGACTGACTCAGCCGAACGATCCGGCCACGGTCAACCTGTTTCGCTGGAGCAACCGGGCGACGTTTCAACTGGAACCCCGCACCGACTACGTCTACGAACCGGAAAGACGCTCCGCATGGCTGACCGATGCCGGCTGCCGCAAGGTCGTGCTGATGTCCAAGCCGACGCTGCTGAGTTCGATGGATACGGAACGAATCTATACTCAGGTGGAAAAAGCTCTCACCGCGCGACACGCTTTCGAACTCGACCGCGACTACGTCATCGTCGACGACAAGGTCGTGATCGTCGACGAAGGCACCGGCCGCATCATGGACGGCCGCAAGTGGCAGGACGGACTGCATCAGGCCATCGAAGCCAAGGAACTGGTACCCATCACCGCCGCCACGGGTGAAGCCGCTCGAGTGACCGTGCAGAGCTTCTTCCGCAACTACACCAATCTGTGCGGCATGACGGGAACTGCCGTTCCGGCCCGCAGTGAACTGCGCAAGACGTACAAACTGAAGGTCACCAGAATTCCGACGAACAAGCGCTGCATTCGCAGGGGACTGGCTGTGAAAGTGTTCAAGACGCAGCAGGCCAAGCGAGCCGCGATTAGCGCTGAAATTGCCCGAATGATCACCGCCGGTCGCGCTGTCCTGGTCGGAACGCCGTCGGTGGAAGCGTCGGAATCTCTGGGAATCGTGCTGAAGGAAAACGGGATCAGCCACAAGATCCTGAATGCCCGTTACCACGAACAGGAAGCGGAAATCGTCAAGGACGCCGGCCATGCGGGGCGAGTCACCATCGCCACCAACATGGCCGGACGCGGAACCGACATCCTTCTGGACGACAGCGTCCGCAAAGCCGGCGGTCTTCACGTCATCGCCACGGAAATGCACAGTTCCAAACGCATCGACCGCCAGTTGGTCGGTCGAGCCGCACGCCAGGGCGACCCCGGTTCGTTTCAGTTCTTCCTGTCTCTGGAAGACGAACTGCTGCGCTGCCGCGAACCTCGCGAAGTCGCCCGAAAGCAGAAAATGGCGATCGCCAGCAAGAAGGGAGCACTCGCACGATCCTGGCTGCGTTACTTCCGGCGAGTGCAGCGGTTCCTGGAAAAGACTCACCGCAAACAGCGGAAGAATCTTCTGAAACAGGAACGCATGCGTCTGGAACAGTACGAAAACATGGGCCTGGACCCATACCTCGAACTGACCGAATCCTGA
- a CDS encoding FHA domain-containing protein, whose amino-acid sequence MLGELNPCGGGDPIPLLHEKLLVGRRSSCDICLSFPNVSSHHCELEMKDGYWHIRDLGSSNGIKVNGERTTGKPLMPGDELQIAKHCFRIEYIVSGNAPPPEDEDPFAMGLMEKAGLAAASSGPGRMPAASGRTKTRSRRRDSSHDNFIMDWLSEE is encoded by the coding sequence ATGCTTGGTGAGTTGAATCCGTGTGGTGGAGGCGATCCGATACCGCTGCTTCACGAGAAACTGCTGGTCGGACGCCGGTCGTCATGCGACATCTGCCTTTCCTTTCCAAACGTTTCGTCTCACCACTGCGAACTGGAAATGAAGGACGGTTACTGGCACATCCGGGACCTTGGAAGCAGCAACGGCATCAAGGTGAACGGAGAACGCACGACGGGAAAGCCGCTGATGCCGGGCGACGAACTTCAGATTGCCAAACACTGCTTTCGCATTGAATACATTGTCAGCGGCAACGCTCCTCCGCCCGAAGATGAAGACCCGTTTGCCATGGGCCTGATGGAAAAGGCCGGATTGGCGGCTGCCTCCAGCGGTCCCGGTCGCATGCCGGCAGCTTCCGGTCGCACGAAGACTCGCAGTCGCCGCCGCGATAGTTCGCACGACAATTTCATCATGGACTGGCTCAGCGAAGAGTAG
- a CDS encoding peptidylprolyl isomerase, with the protein MSSLSSCLPAFVRLAVAAALFLPASGCSNAPVDDAPPILTAIEDVQKEVDQAEKQKRAAEARARAATNASLPDAGSSIDMSDVPEEGSFRVLFETTAGNFTIDVHRDWAPIGAEHFYQLVKANFYNDAGFFRVVPNFMVQFGIAADPATTAKWDQSIKDDPVKRSNLRGFVTYAKMNQPNSRSTQVFINYQDNSRLDRDGFAPFGIVVDGMEVVDKINAEYGERPDQESLRAGGNGYLKPTFPNLDFINSVTIIKDNTASAEPPQN; encoded by the coding sequence ATGTCGTCGCTGAGTTCCTGCCTGCCAGCCTTCGTACGTCTTGCGGTCGCGGCGGCGTTGTTCCTTCCGGCGTCTGGCTGTTCCAACGCTCCTGTTGACGATGCGCCGCCGATTCTGACGGCGATTGAGGACGTGCAGAAGGAAGTCGATCAGGCGGAAAAGCAGAAGCGAGCCGCGGAAGCTCGCGCGCGTGCCGCAACCAATGCCAGCCTGCCGGATGCCGGTTCATCCATCGACATGTCCGACGTGCCGGAGGAAGGCAGTTTTCGCGTCCTGTTCGAAACCACGGCCGGCAACTTCACCATCGACGTGCACCGCGACTGGGCACCGATCGGCGCCGAACATTTCTATCAGCTCGTCAAAGCCAACTTCTACAACGACGCGGGCTTCTTCCGTGTCGTGCCGAATTTCATGGTGCAGTTTGGAATTGCCGCGGATCCGGCAACCACCGCCAAATGGGATCAGTCCATCAAAGACGATCCGGTCAAGCGCAGCAACCTGAGAGGGTTCGTGACCTACGCAAAGATGAACCAGCCGAATTCACGGTCGACGCAGGTGTTCATCAACTATCAGGACAACTCGCGACTGGATCGAGACGGGTTCGCCCCGTTTGGCATCGTTGTCGACGGGATGGAAGTTGTCGACAAGATCAACGCGGAATACGGCGAACGCCCCGACCAGGAGTCTCTCAGAGCCGGCGGAAACGGGTATCTCAAGCCGACATTTCCAAACCTCGACTTCATCAATTCGGTTACCATCATCAAGGACAACACGGCTTCCGCGGAACCGCCGCAAAACTGA